The genomic DNA CAACCACCGGCTAATGTCTTGCATCCCTCCGGGATGCCCAAGACTTTCGCTTTCGGCCATTTCCACGTGTGGCAGAGAGCAACCGGCAGCTTGGGGCGCGAAAGAATACGTCCACTTCATTAGCAGGGAGCGTAGCGACCGAAGCGATCTCGTTCCCGGAAAGCCCCCGGTGTCTGCCGTCTGTCTTCTGTCAAGTGCCGGGGAACCTGCATCCCCTCACACATGCGTGGGCCCCGGGCCGATGCGGCTTTCCAGGGCCGCCTGGCGGCGCTTCATGATGCCCGCGGCGAGCAGTTCCACCTGCGTCCGGAGCCACCGGTCGGTGTGGGTGTTCTCGCGGTAATCGGCGGGGCCGGTGGCGTCCACCCGCCCGGACTCCTGCAGCGCGAACACCTGCTGGAACTGCCGCTGGGATTCCGGGTCGTACACTGCGTAGGCCTTGCCCCCGTGCTTGCGCACGACGGAGAAGCTCGGGATGTCGCTCGGCCCGTCGGCGATGTAGATCATCTGCGTGACGGGCACGCGCCGCTCCTCCTCGGGGATGGCGTCGTTCACCGTGATCCCCGGCAGCTTGTTGACGCCCTTGTTGATCTCGAAGATGGCGCGGGTCTTGGTGGTGTTGTCGAGGATGGCGGCGATCTGGCTGATCTCGCCCGGCGCCGGCGTGTCCGCCGGATCGAAGCCCGGCCCGGCGGGGGACTCGATGAACTCCGAAGCCCACACCCCTGCCAGCCGTCCGGCGATGGCGCTCCCGCGCACCATCTCCGCCAGCCCCGTGCTCACCACGTAGTGCTCCAGGCGCAGGTCCCCCTCGCGAAAACGGGGCGTCTGAAGGACGGCGTCGAGCCGGTCGAACAGCCCCGCCAGCCCCTCGAACAGCGGTATCCGGCCGCCCAGCTCGCGGAGCCGCGCGTTGGTCAGGCCCTTCATGCGCCCGTCGCGCACATAGGTCAGCAGGTGGCCGAGGTAGCAGGTGTCGGGGTGCACGTGGATGCCCGCGCGGGCGTAGTACGCCGGCAGCGCGTTCACCTCGCGCCAGAAGGCCTCCTCGTCCACGCCGTACTCCTCGAAGAGCGGCGTCTGCATGTACCGCGACGACAGCGTCCGGTCAAAGTCCCAGATCACGGCAATGATGTTCTGAAAGAACAGGCCCTTGGACATGACAGCCTCCGCGTGTTTGCACTACTATACCGGAAATGGAGACCACGCCATGACCGACATCCTCCGCTGGGGCATCATGGGCACCGGCACCATCGCCCACAAGATGGTGGAGGGGCTGCTGGCCCTGCCGGACGCCAAGGTGGCGGCCGTGGGGTCGCGGTCGCAGGCGACGGCGGACGCCTTCGCGGACGAGTACGGCATTCCCCGCCGCCACGCGTCCTATGAGGCCCTCGCGGCGGACCCGGGGGTGGACGTGGTCTACATCGCGTCGCCGCACTCGTGCCACCGGGACAACACCCTGTTGGCCCTGCGCGGCGGGAAACATGTGCTCTGCGAGAAGCCGTTCGCCATCAACCGCCGCGAGGCGGAGGAGATGGCGGCGGAGGCCCGGGCGCGCGGCCTGTTCCTCATGGAGGCCATGTGGACCCGGTTCCTCCCCGCCATGTGCCACACGCGCCGGTGGCTGGCCGAGGGCCAAATCGGCGCGCCGCGCATTGTCTACGCGGATTTCGGGTTTCAGGAGGCCTACGACCCCGCCAGCCGCCTCTTTGACCCCGCCTTCGGCGGCGGCGCGCTGCTGGATGTGGGGGTGTACGCCGTGTCCTTCGCCGCCATGGT from Candidatus Hydrogenedentota bacterium includes the following:
- a CDS encoding haloacid dehalogenase-like hydrolase yields the protein MSKGLFFQNIIAVIWDFDRTLSSRYMQTPLFEEYGVDEEAFWREVNALPAYYARAGIHVHPDTCYLGHLLTYVRDGRMKGLTNARLRELGGRIPLFEGLAGLFDRLDAVLQTPRFREGDLRLEHYVVSTGLAEMVRGSAIAGRLAGVWASEFIESPAGPGFDPADTPAPGEISQIAAILDNTTKTRAIFEINKGVNKLPGITVNDAIPEEERRVPVTQMIYIADGPSDIPSFSVVRKHGGKAYAVYDPESQRQFQQVFALQESGRVDATGPADYRENTHTDRWLRTQVELLAAGIMKRRQAALESRIGPGPTHV
- a CDS encoding Gfo/Idh/MocA family oxidoreductase gives rise to the protein MTDILRWGIMGTGTIAHKMVEGLLALPDAKVAAVGSRSQATADAFADEYGIPRRHASYEALAADPGVDVVYIASPHSCHRDNTLLALRGGKHVLCEKPFAINRREAEEMAAEARARGLFLMEAMWTRFLPAMCHTRRWLAEGQIGAPRIVYADFGFQEAYDPASRLFDPAFGGGALLDVGVYAVSFAAMVFGSAPNRITGLADLCENGADGVNAAVLGYPGGGLAVLSSAVLAETPQEARIIGPRGSILVPSPFWCSDRARLTTPEMVMEEVDASCEGNGYTHQAREVMDCVRAGRTESAVMPLDETLEIMGTLDALRALWGVRYPMEQAGAGE